One part of the Acetoanaerobium sticklandii genome encodes these proteins:
- a CDS encoding aldehyde ferredoxin oxidoreductase C-terminal domain-containing protein encodes MQKFIRIDMATLKHEITDVPEKYAGLGGRALTSSFVNDEVIPTCHALGKNNKIIFAPGLLSGTSAPNSGRMSVGAKSPLTGTIKESNTGGSSSQMLAKMGIKAFVIEGKPSDDKFYVIKLDMNGVTIEPAPAEILGGCGNYDAIRILGEKYGSHVGIAIIGPAGEHRLPSANISFKDPEGNIRSAGRGGLGAVLGSKNVKAIIIDETGASKVPVADPEAFAAASKVFAKALLDHPVAGQGLALYGTDVLVNIINEAGGLPANNFTGGRIDHNDNFSGETLNATITERGGDGKVSHGCHKGCVIRCSQWYPDKQGKYITSGFEYETIWGLGADAGIKDFDTIAYIDRAMDDVGVDSIEVAVAVATAMEGGLIPWGDGEKVLEIVKDMANPTPLARIIAGGTSIVGKVCGLYRVPVVKDQAIPAYDPRAIKGIGLTYATTTMGADHTAGYCISGNILKVGADIDPLKKEGQIEYARAMQIGTAAIDSTGMCLFVYFGIADSPAGYQALIDMINAQYGLSLTSDDVDELGKNVLRVERDFNKRAGFTNSHDRLPEFMEYEPIAPHNVVWDFSPEEIDEVMKF; translated from the coding sequence ATGCAAAAATTTATTAGAATTGACATGGCTACTCTAAAACACGAAATTACAGATGTGCCAGAAAAATATGCTGGACTAGGTGGTAGAGCACTTACTTCTAGCTTTGTAAATGACGAAGTTATCCCAACATGTCATGCACTTGGAAAAAACAACAAAATAATCTTCGCTCCAGGTCTACTTAGCGGAACATCTGCACCAAACTCTGGTCGTATGTCTGTAGGAGCTAAAAGTCCACTAACTGGAACTATTAAAGAATCAAATACTGGAGGTTCTTCTTCTCAAATGCTAGCTAAAATGGGAATTAAAGCATTTGTAATCGAAGGCAAACCAAGCGACGATAAGTTTTATGTAATTAAATTAGATATGAACGGCGTTACTATCGAGCCTGCTCCAGCTGAAATTTTAGGCGGTTGCGGAAACTATGATGCTATTCGTATACTAGGCGAAAAATATGGTTCTCACGTTGGAATTGCAATTATAGGACCTGCTGGTGAGCACAGACTTCCATCTGCAAATATTTCTTTCAAAGACCCTGAAGGTAATATTAGAAGTGCTGGTAGAGGTGGACTAGGAGCAGTACTTGGTTCTAAAAATGTAAAGGCTATAATCATAGATGAAACTGGAGCAAGCAAAGTACCAGTAGCTGACCCAGAAGCTTTCGCTGCTGCTTCTAAGGTTTTTGCAAAGGCTCTATTAGACCATCCAGTTGCAGGCCAAGGTCTTGCACTTTATGGTACAGATGTATTAGTTAATATTATTAATGAAGCAGGCGGACTTCCAGCAAACAACTTCACTGGTGGAAGAATAGACCACAATGACAATTTCTCTGGAGAAACTCTAAATGCAACTATCACTGAGCGTGGTGGAGATGGAAAAGTTTCACACGGATGTCATAAAGGATGCGTTATTCGTTGTTCTCAGTGGTATCCTGATAAACAAGGTAAATACATCACAAGTGGTTTTGAATATGAAACTATTTGGGGACTAGGCGCTGATGCTGGTATCAAAGATTTCGATACTATCGCATATATAGACCGCGCTATGGATGATGTAGGAGTTGACAGTATAGAAGTTGCTGTTGCTGTTGCTACTGCAATGGAAGGCGGATTAATTCCTTGGGGCGATGGAGAAAAAGTTCTTGAAATAGTTAAAGATATGGCTAATCCTACTCCACTTGCTAGAATCATAGCAGGAGGAACATCTATAGTTGGAAAAGTTTGCGGACTATATCGTGTTCCAGTAGTAAAAGACCAAGCAATCCCAGCGTATGATCCACGTGCTATCAAGGGTATCGGCTTAACATATGCTACTACTACTATGGGCGCAGACCACACTGCAGGATACTGTATCTCAGGAAACATCCTAAAAGTCGGAGCAGACATAGATCCTCTTAAAAAAGAAGGTCAAATAGAGTATGCACGTGCTATGCAAATCGGTACAGCTGCAATTGACAGTACTGGAATGTGTCTATTTGTATACTTTGGTATAGCAGACAGCCCAGCTGGCTATCAAGCTCTAATAGATATGATAAATGCTCAATACGGCCTTAGCTTAACTTCTGATGACGTAGATGAGCTAGGAAAGAATGTT